In a single window of the Coprothermobacter proteolyticus DSM 5265 genome:
- the topB gene encoding type IA DNA topoisomerase: MSILIVTEKPSVARQIAAALGKPKKEGNHLVVGEYVIAHAMGHLLQFAYPEHYGERYKKWRLEDLPIMPKEDEWQLVPISKTAVKQLEEIKTLWAKADMVISATDAGREGELIFRLIQQYVGIEKPIKRLWLQSLTKETIREQIKQLLDLSELDNLYASALARAKADWLVGINASRAFTVVSKKEVFSIGRVQTPTLAILVDREKEIQSFVPRIYYKVKVRFEVEGKSFWAESVKEYDQEEAEKLAEELIGKTLIVTEQTEEQAKINPPLLPDLGDLQKFTSRSFKWSAQKTLKILQKLYENALITYPRTDSRYLPTDMKKQVIGTANQLEPLFAKGNWEYVKKLNNRGRIFNNARVTDHFAIIPTGKIKELKGDDEKMFNYVVDRFLAAFYPPALETHQKTVFSYGNHLFEYAAVRVDDPSWYTILGGKESQELLPKIAEVMVLETSAEKRQTRPAPRFTDGMLIAAMETAGKLVESEELAEILKEKGIGTPATRAEIIERLIEMGYVQRNGPQLIPTSKGIMLIDALREVKLQSLTEPELTGEWERRLGLIEKGKETPESFMWSIEEYVKDVVQTLSKEESSKTLKSKQNMPIAKCPFCDGYILEGQKSYYCSNWKEGCKFRVWKNMNGGVITADDVRRLVAEGRTRLKRFRSKAGKAYRAFVVLKDGEVVIEFPTRKKKDGE; encoded by the coding sequence ATGTCCATACTGATTGTTACTGAAAAACCTTCTGTGGCGCGTCAAATCGCGGCTGCACTGGGAAAACCTAAAAAAGAAGGAAATCATTTGGTAGTGGGTGAGTATGTCATAGCCCATGCCATGGGACATTTGCTTCAGTTCGCATACCCGGAACATTATGGCGAGCGATATAAAAAGTGGCGCTTGGAAGATTTACCCATAATGCCAAAGGAAGATGAATGGCAACTAGTGCCCATCAGCAAAACAGCTGTTAAACAACTCGAAGAAATAAAGACGCTGTGGGCGAAAGCCGATATGGTTATAAGTGCAACTGACGCCGGACGGGAAGGAGAACTCATATTTCGCCTGATCCAGCAGTATGTGGGTATAGAAAAACCCATAAAGAGGCTATGGCTTCAATCCTTAACCAAAGAAACCATTAGAGAACAGATAAAGCAACTTCTGGATTTATCTGAACTTGATAATCTTTACGCCTCTGCTTTGGCTAGAGCAAAAGCCGACTGGCTCGTAGGTATAAATGCTTCAAGAGCTTTCACGGTGGTCTCCAAAAAAGAAGTGTTTTCCATTGGCAGGGTGCAAACGCCTACTTTGGCCATTCTAGTAGACAGGGAAAAAGAAATACAGAGCTTTGTACCCCGTATTTACTACAAGGTAAAAGTTCGTTTTGAAGTAGAAGGGAAAAGCTTCTGGGCAGAGAGTGTTAAGGAGTACGATCAAGAAGAAGCCGAAAAGCTTGCTGAAGAGCTAATAGGAAAAACTCTCATTGTTACTGAACAAACTGAAGAACAAGCAAAGATTAATCCACCTTTACTGCCTGATTTAGGCGATTTACAAAAATTCACTTCCAGATCGTTCAAATGGTCGGCTCAAAAAACGCTCAAAATATTGCAGAAGCTATACGAAAACGCTCTCATCACCTACCCTAGAACTGACTCACGCTACCTGCCTACGGACATGAAAAAGCAAGTGATAGGAACAGCGAATCAGCTGGAACCGTTATTTGCAAAAGGCAACTGGGAATACGTTAAAAAACTAAACAACCGTGGACGCATTTTTAACAACGCTCGAGTCACAGACCACTTCGCTATCATACCCACAGGAAAAATCAAAGAACTAAAAGGTGACGATGAAAAAATGTTTAACTACGTGGTAGATCGTTTCCTAGCTGCATTTTATCCACCAGCTCTAGAAACTCATCAAAAAACCGTATTTAGCTATGGAAACCACCTCTTTGAATATGCAGCCGTCAGGGTCGATGACCCTTCTTGGTACACAATACTGGGTGGTAAAGAAAGTCAAGAACTGCTACCAAAAATCGCCGAAGTTATGGTTTTGGAAACATCAGCAGAAAAAAGACAAACAAGGCCGGCACCCAGGTTTACAGACGGTATGCTCATAGCAGCCATGGAAACAGCTGGAAAACTAGTGGAATCAGAAGAATTGGCAGAAATACTAAAGGAAAAAGGCATCGGAACACCAGCCACACGCGCAGAAATCATAGAACGGCTCATAGAAATGGGTTATGTGCAAAGAAATGGACCTCAACTAATTCCCACCTCCAAGGGGATTATGTTAATCGATGCCCTGCGCGAAGTAAAACTTCAGAGCTTAACTGAACCTGAGTTAACTGGCGAGTGGGAACGGCGACTGGGTCTCATCGAAAAAGGAAAAGAGACACCTGAAAGCTTCATGTGGTCCATTGAAGAATATGTCAAGGACGTTGTGCAAACCTTGTCTAAGGAAGAAAGCTCAAAAACCTTGAAAAGCAAACAGAACATGCCCATTGCCAAGTGTCCCTTCTGTGATGGCTATATCTTGGAAGGCCAAAAATCGTATTATTGCAGCAACTGGAAAGAAGGCTGCAAATTCAGGGTGTGGAAGAACATGAACGGAGGAGTCATTACTGCTGACGATGTTAGACGCTTAGTCGCAGAAGGTAGGACAAGACTAAAACGGTTCAGGTCAAAAGCTGGTAAAGCCTATAGAGCTTTTGTTGTGCTAAAGGACGGAGAAGTGGTAATTGAATTCCCAACTAGGAAGAAAAAAGATGGTGAGTGA
- a CDS encoding ABC transporter ATP-binding protein has product MSDEKRPTSDTQPRGMMGQGGRRGMMPGEKPKDFSGTVKRLLAYFKPEMIRLIIVVILTITSVVFTVYAPRILGNATNELFKGIISKQLPAGVTKDQVIAMLKARGQDQFAEMISNMDLVPGAGVDFAAIGKILLTLAVIYLLAALFQWLQQYIMAGVSQRTVYRLRRDVDQKLQRLPLKYYDSHPHGDILSRVTNDVDNIAHTLQQTITQMLSSIVTVIGVLIMMFKISTLLSWISLAVIPVSLVITLLIARQSQKQFIRQWNSTGAVNAHVEEMFTGHNLVKAFNREKDVLERFRQQNEKLYESSFKAQFISGLIHPVINFVNNLNYVAIAVLGGVNVANGVISLGDVQAFIQYSRQFTQPIVQVASIMNVLQSTVASAERVFELLDEEEEVPDVDNPVVLEDVKGNVRFEHVYFSYDPNVPLIEDFNLDVPAGDMIAIVGPTGAGKTTLVNLLMRFYDVNSGRITIDGVDIKQMRRRDLRKIFGMVLQDTWLFSGTIRDNIAYGKENATEEEIIAAAKAAYVDHFVRTLPDGYDTVLTGDATNISQGQRQLITIARAFLADPKILILDEATSSVDTRTEMLIQKAMQNLMKGRTSFVIAHRLSTIREADNIVVMDHGRIVEQGNHKQLMEKKGFYYNLYMSQFMGALVDEAM; this is encoded by the coding sequence ATGAGCGACGAAAAACGTCCTACAAGTGACACACAACCGCGCGGTATGATGGGCCAAGGCGGTAGGCGTGGTATGATGCCTGGAGAAAAGCCTAAGGACTTTTCAGGTACAGTTAAGCGTTTACTAGCCTACTTTAAGCCCGAAATGATTAGACTTATTATCGTAGTTATATTGACCATAACCAGTGTGGTTTTTACCGTTTATGCTCCAAGGATTCTCGGCAATGCCACCAATGAGTTGTTCAAAGGGATCATAAGCAAACAACTTCCTGCTGGAGTAACCAAAGATCAAGTAATTGCCATGCTTAAGGCTCGTGGCCAAGATCAGTTCGCTGAAATGATATCCAACATGGATTTGGTTCCAGGTGCTGGTGTAGATTTCGCAGCCATCGGTAAGATTTTGCTTACCCTGGCTGTGATTTACCTTTTAGCTGCTCTCTTTCAATGGCTTCAGCAGTACATTATGGCTGGCGTCTCTCAACGTACAGTTTATAGGCTACGTCGCGATGTGGACCAAAAACTACAAAGGCTACCGCTCAAATACTATGACAGTCATCCTCATGGAGACATCCTAAGTAGAGTTACCAACGATGTAGATAACATTGCACATACGCTTCAGCAAACAATAACCCAAATGCTAAGCTCCATTGTTACCGTAATAGGAGTACTTATTATGATGTTCAAGATCAGTACATTGCTTTCTTGGATATCTTTGGCAGTCATACCTGTATCGCTAGTAATAACGCTTCTAATTGCTCGACAGTCTCAGAAACAATTCATTAGACAATGGAATAGTACGGGTGCAGTTAACGCTCATGTGGAAGAAATGTTTACGGGTCATAACCTTGTCAAAGCTTTTAACCGAGAAAAAGATGTTCTTGAAAGGTTTCGTCAGCAGAATGAAAAACTATATGAATCAAGTTTTAAAGCGCAATTCATATCAGGTTTGATTCATCCTGTGATCAACTTTGTTAATAACCTGAACTACGTAGCTATTGCAGTCTTGGGCGGAGTTAACGTCGCAAACGGAGTAATCTCTTTGGGTGACGTACAAGCATTCATACAGTACTCCAGACAGTTTACTCAGCCCATAGTGCAAGTTGCCAGTATTATGAATGTGCTTCAATCCACAGTAGCTTCAGCCGAAAGGGTTTTTGAACTACTTGATGAGGAGGAAGAAGTGCCTGATGTGGACAATCCAGTGGTTTTAGAGGACGTAAAGGGTAATGTACGTTTCGAGCACGTCTATTTTAGCTATGATCCAAATGTTCCATTGATTGAAGACTTCAATTTGGATGTTCCAGCAGGAGATATGATAGCCATTGTTGGGCCCACCGGAGCTGGAAAGACCACATTGGTGAACCTTCTCATGAGATTCTATGACGTTAATAGTGGGAGGATCACCATTGATGGGGTGGACATAAAGCAAATGCGTCGAAGGGACTTGCGCAAGATTTTTGGCATGGTGCTCCAGGATACGTGGCTGTTCAGTGGCACCATAAGGGATAACATTGCCTATGGCAAAGAGAATGCAACCGAAGAAGAGATAATTGCTGCAGCAAAAGCGGCGTACGTGGACCATTTTGTTAGGACATTGCCTGATGGTTATGATACGGTTCTAACGGGTGATGCTACAAATATTTCTCAGGGGCAGAGGCAGCTCATAACCATTGCAAGAGCCTTCTTAGCTGATCCTAAAATTCTAATTTTGGATGAAGCTACAAGCTCTGTGGACACCAGAACTGAAATGCTCATTCAGAAAGCTATGCAGAACCTGATGAAAGGACGTACCAGCTTTGTCATTGCACATAGACTATCGACTATTAGAGAGGCTGATAACATTGTGGTTATGGATCATGGCAGGATAGTGGAGCAAGGTAATCACAAACAGCTCATGGAAAAGAAAGGGTTCTATTACAACCTTTATATGAGCCAATTCATGGGTGCTTTAGTTGACGAAGCCATGTAA
- a CDS encoding HD domain-containing protein produces MTREEALQEVRKHIKNENMIRHMLATEAAMKKLAQYFNEDVELWGLTGLLHDIDTEITNEDPVEHSKVGYDMAKNLGLPEEAARAILTHNEAHGIEPDSLMGKVLKAVDPLTGLITAVALVMPDKKLSSVTPERVLKRFKEKRFAAGANREQIATCEEFGLSLGEFVSLVLQAMQEISEDLGL; encoded by the coding sequence ATAACAAGGGAAGAAGCACTTCAAGAGGTAAGAAAACATATCAAGAACGAGAACATGATCAGACACATGCTAGCTACGGAAGCTGCCATGAAGAAGCTTGCTCAGTACTTTAATGAGGATGTAGAGTTGTGGGGACTGACAGGCTTGCTTCACGACATCGATACTGAAATCACCAACGAAGACCCCGTTGAACACAGTAAAGTGGGATACGACATGGCAAAAAATCTAGGCTTACCAGAAGAAGCCGCAAGAGCCATTTTAACTCACAACGAGGCACATGGTATTGAGCCCGATAGTTTGATGGGCAAGGTGTTAAAAGCCGTAGACCCATTGACAGGCCTGATCACGGCGGTAGCCTTAGTAATGCCTGACAAGAAGCTATCCAGTGTTACACCCGAAAGAGTGCTTAAAAGATTTAAAGAGAAACGTTTCGCTGCTGGGGCAAATCGAGAACAAATTGCCACATGCGAGGAGTTTGGCCTTAGTTTGGGAGAATTTGTGAGTCTGGTATTACAAGCAATGCAAGAAATATCTGAAGACCTGGGTTTGTAG
- a CDS encoding molybdenum cofactor biosynthesis protein MoaE gives MNWQLCHLWEVDRLEKAIITKDPLAVPTMEDTNMGSFIVFQGKVRNHSENGEVQAIEYSAYEELALSQLRKIVQETEEKYSVTVYAAHRIGRLNVGETALVVATLSSHRQEGFLATMEIIDRIKKEVPIWKKEILTDGRAVWL, from the coding sequence ATGAATTGGCAGTTATGCCACCTGTGGGAGGTGGATAGATTGGAAAAAGCCATCATAACCAAGGACCCATTAGCAGTGCCAACTATGGAAGATACAAACATGGGCTCTTTCATAGTTTTTCAAGGAAAGGTAAGAAACCATTCTGAGAATGGTGAAGTTCAAGCCATAGAGTATTCAGCATACGAAGAGTTAGCGCTTTCGCAACTGCGAAAAATTGTGCAGGAGACTGAAGAAAAATACAGCGTTACAGTGTACGCCGCGCACAGAATTGGTAGATTGAATGTTGGAGAAACGGCTTTGGTTGTTGCAACACTTTCGTCCCACAGACAAGAGGGCTTCTTGGCAACCATGGAGATCATCGACCGTATAAAAAAAGAGGTACCTATTTGGAAAAAAGAAATATTAACAGATGGGAGGGCGGTTTGGCTTTGA
- the lysS gene encoding lysine--tRNA ligase — protein MEEREVRLSKLEQLKQLGIDPFGVVIRDVVPISKVRQASDGDNFSVMARVTSIRQHGKLTFADLKDFTGRLQISFRKDVLGDKYDFFKKFIDVGDVIYVRGSVYHTGRGELTLDVEDFRLQSKCLRPLPEKWHGVKDPEVRYRQRYLDLIIDDDSRERFRKRADIIKAIRELLWSKGFVEVETPILQPIPSGASAKPFVTHHNALDIDLYLRIAPELYLKRLVVGGVHKVFELGKNFRNEGIDQNHNPEFTMLELYQTPGDYEDMMRITEDIFSAAAQVSGAAECVSFKGMTVNLSRPFKRLTFKEAFKHIANLDWSDLDTLEKATAVMKANGIEMTKTPTWENIIQKLFDELVQPHLVDPTFVLDYPVEISPLAKRKPDDPRFVYRFELFVAGMEMANAFSELQDPFDQKARFEEQMKLKEQGEEEVILMDEDFVVALEYGLPPTGGLGVGIDRLVMLLTEAENIKDVIWFPTLRPKSTEAVVEITELDQ, from the coding sequence ATGGAAGAACGTGAGGTCAGACTTAGTAAGCTTGAGCAACTAAAACAGTTAGGTATTGATCCCTTTGGCGTCGTGATCAGAGATGTTGTGCCTATTTCCAAGGTGCGACAGGCGTCAGATGGTGATAATTTCAGCGTTATGGCTCGTGTTACCAGCATACGTCAGCATGGCAAACTCACCTTCGCTGACCTCAAGGACTTCACTGGAAGGTTGCAGATTAGCTTCCGAAAAGACGTGTTGGGTGACAAATACGACTTTTTCAAGAAGTTTATTGATGTGGGAGACGTCATCTACGTTAGGGGTAGTGTTTATCATACGGGCCGTGGAGAGCTCACGTTGGATGTAGAAGACTTCAGGCTGCAGAGCAAATGCCTTAGGCCTTTACCAGAAAAATGGCATGGTGTAAAGGACCCAGAAGTGCGTTATCGTCAGAGGTATTTGGACCTTATCATCGACGATGATTCTCGTGAACGTTTTCGTAAAAGAGCTGATATCATAAAAGCCATTCGTGAGCTGCTGTGGTCCAAAGGTTTTGTAGAAGTGGAGACGCCCATTCTTCAACCCATACCCAGCGGTGCCAGTGCTAAGCCATTCGTCACGCACCACAATGCTTTGGACATAGATCTTTACTTGCGCATTGCTCCGGAACTTTATCTGAAACGTCTTGTAGTGGGTGGTGTTCATAAGGTCTTCGAGCTGGGCAAAAACTTCCGAAATGAGGGCATTGACCAGAATCACAATCCTGAATTCACCATGCTGGAGCTTTATCAAACCCCGGGTGACTACGAAGACATGATGCGAATAACTGAGGACATATTCAGCGCTGCAGCTCAGGTTAGCGGTGCGGCCGAGTGCGTGAGTTTTAAGGGAATGACGGTCAACTTAAGCCGTCCTTTTAAGCGTCTTACGTTTAAAGAAGCTTTTAAACACATTGCTAATTTGGACTGGAGCGATCTGGATACACTGGAAAAGGCCACGGCCGTTATGAAGGCAAATGGCATAGAAATGACGAAAACGCCAACCTGGGAGAATATCATACAAAAGCTGTTTGATGAACTTGTTCAGCCTCATTTGGTTGATCCCACATTTGTTCTCGATTATCCTGTGGAGATAAGCCCGCTTGCTAAGAGAAAGCCAGACGATCCGCGATTTGTGTATCGTTTTGAGCTTTTTGTGGCTGGCATGGAAATGGCGAACGCTTTTTCAGAGCTTCAAGACCCATTTGACCAAAAGGCACGTTTTGAGGAGCAGATGAAACTAAAGGAACAAGGTGAAGAAGAAGTCATACTCATGGATGAGGATTTCGTAGTAGCACTGGAATATGGTCTGCCGCCCACAGGAGGACTTGGCGTGGGCATAGATAGGTTAGTCATGCTACTAACAGAGGCAGAGAACATAAAAGACGTGATTTGGTTCCCCACGTTAAGGCCGAAGTCCACGGAAGCCGTGGTAGAAATCACGGAGCTTGATCAGTAG
- a CDS encoding shikimate 5-dehydrogenase, with product MAKFGFVLHPLSIEDIKSHIGFTRYLPDSVVEWAGKYASPYIASHVTGVRSLTGKEVDGWFAVVPMTPKMMMQDQEYAVKQIIKAGKLLEKEGAQIMGLGAYTSVVKDAGISIAKALDIGVTTGNSYTAYTAGEALLLAAKEVGIDPKSCTLTVVGATGSIGSVLTKVLAPQVGRVILVARNMDRLQSLAEVLKNYDVDYTSNVSEGVRKADLLITVSSAPEAIIDAEDLQPGAIVVDVSRPRNVAESVAKKRSDVLVLDGGVVRVPGDVEFNFNFGFEPKTAYACMSETMMLALEDWTTDFSLGRDLKEEQVMLTGQWAKKHGFEVIWMRSFDRPVTEAQLDRIRAIRRVS from the coding sequence ATGGCTAAATTTGGTTTTGTGTTGCATCCATTGTCCATCGAGGACATAAAGAGTCATATAGGATTTACTAGATACCTACCAGACAGCGTCGTGGAATGGGCAGGCAAGTATGCCAGTCCGTACATAGCTTCTCATGTTACTGGAGTAAGGTCTCTTACTGGTAAAGAAGTAGATGGTTGGTTTGCAGTAGTTCCCATGACACCAAAAATGATGATGCAGGACCAAGAGTATGCAGTAAAGCAGATAATAAAAGCCGGCAAGCTACTTGAAAAGGAAGGTGCTCAGATCATGGGCTTAGGTGCCTATACCTCAGTAGTAAAAGATGCCGGCATTTCCATTGCAAAAGCACTGGATATAGGTGTGACTACCGGTAACAGTTATACAGCTTACACTGCTGGGGAAGCATTACTTCTGGCAGCTAAAGAAGTAGGCATTGATCCCAAGAGTTGTACGTTGACAGTGGTGGGAGCCACAGGCTCCATTGGGAGCGTACTTACTAAAGTATTGGCTCCCCAGGTAGGCAGAGTCATCCTGGTTGCACGAAATATGGACCGTTTGCAGTCATTGGCTGAGGTTTTGAAAAACTACGATGTGGACTACACCAGCAACGTCAGTGAAGGAGTTAGGAAGGCTGATCTCTTGATAACTGTCTCTTCGGCTCCAGAAGCCATAATCGATGCTGAGGATTTGCAGCCAGGTGCCATTGTTGTGGACGTGTCTAGGCCTCGGAATGTTGCGGAGTCTGTTGCGAAGAAGCGATCTGACGTGCTGGTCTTGGACGGCGGCGTAGTTCGCGTGCCCGGTGATGTAGAATTTAACTTTAATTTCGGGTTTGAGCCCAAAACAGCTTATGCTTGCATGAGCGAAACCATGATGCTTGCTTTGGAGGACTGGACAACGGACTTCAGTCTGGGTAGAGACTTGAAGGAAGAGCAAGTAATGTTGACTGGTCAGTGGGCAAAAAAGCACGGATTTGAGGTTATTTGGATGCGGTCATTTGACCGTCCAGTGACAGAAGCACAATTAGATAGAATAAGGGCTATTAGGAGGGTTTCTTGA
- a CDS encoding lipoprotein intramolecular transacylase Lit — protein sequence MGGKDKPNPKVQLLIFIVKALTLAIWFATLVSFLLAKPGAQNKNVLTYLLTGSTQLKLTEMEMLHMQDVRTWFLVLELASFVWVIPQDVYPGRRTSVIILLLTLGFVTITLLRFDTVWNYIHHVLFRNQLWILPIDSYLIEHFFDTFFPAVVSGFGIWILLWLKTLLPISGNSRM from the coding sequence ATGGGTGGGAAAGACAAACCTAACCCAAAGGTACAGCTTCTAATCTTCATAGTAAAGGCACTAACTTTAGCAATCTGGTTTGCTACATTGGTTAGCTTTCTTTTAGCAAAACCAGGTGCACAAAACAAGAATGTACTTACTTACTTGCTTACAGGTAGTACTCAGCTAAAGCTCACCGAAATGGAAATGCTTCACATGCAAGATGTAAGAACCTGGTTTTTGGTGCTCGAGCTTGCATCATTTGTGTGGGTCATACCACAAGATGTCTACCCTGGACGAAGAACAAGCGTGATCATTTTATTGCTTACGCTGGGCTTTGTCACTATTACCCTGCTACGTTTTGACACTGTCTGGAACTATATACATCATGTCCTATTTAGAAATCAGCTTTGGATTCTTCCTATCGATTCCTATCTTATTGAACATTTTTTTGACACATTTTTTCCAGCCGTGGTCTCAGGCTTTGGCATTTGGATTCTTCTTTGGTTAAAAACACTTCTACCTATCTCTGGCAATAGTAGAATGTAA
- a CDS encoding MoaD/ThiS family protein, which produces MVSDEMVKVKFFGKFADSHGTELLLENAKGKTIQELLIELNVEGAYMLAVNGALVSCNVTLEDGDELAVMPPVGGG; this is translated from the coding sequence ATGGTGAGTGATGAGATGGTAAAGGTGAAATTCTTTGGGAAATTTGCTGATTCACATGGAACGGAGCTACTGCTAGAAAATGCTAAAGGGAAAACGATTCAGGAATTACTTATAGAATTAAATGTGGAAGGTGCTTATATGCTAGCCGTGAATGGAGCACTGGTTTCTTGCAATGTTACACTTGAAGACGGCGATGAATTGGCAGTTATGCCACCTGTGGGAGGTGGATAG
- a CDS encoding amidohydrolase, which translates to MENNQMKFADLHLHAWTYSALNLFPDLSKCTSFEEIEETLRAHPLNNWYVGVRFNQEFLKEKQIPSKAMLDSWFPDHPALLVRTCLHLAVLNTKAMEQLGFNAPSGVLLEEEVFNLMEKFIEVNAIPKQEVLEKGVRRLSEFGITKFVDMHVTKENVSLLAGFPFYTSDPELLSDALGLKVFLDGSLGARTAALTKEYSDDPRNYGKLNHTDEELFSLVELAHKKDKPVALHAIGDRAIDQALSVLKKSRHPLDRIEHLQITRLDQIEELAKLEIAACIQPIFSKELPWATERVGNRIETSYAWGLMKDYGVKLLVGSDAPVDDVSPFEAAKVVDELQGPHHLDKDFVLKLYSSDNFDFYGWERQT; encoded by the coding sequence ATGGAAAACAATCAAATGAAGTTTGCAGACCTTCACCTTCATGCGTGGACTTACAGCGCACTTAACCTGTTTCCAGACCTTTCCAAGTGTACTAGCTTCGAAGAAATAGAAGAAACGCTGAGAGCACATCCTTTGAACAATTGGTACGTTGGAGTCAGGTTTAATCAAGAGTTCCTAAAAGAGAAACAAATCCCGTCAAAAGCCATGCTCGATTCATGGTTCCCAGACCATCCTGCCCTTTTGGTGAGGACATGCCTTCACTTAGCAGTACTGAACACAAAAGCCATGGAACAGCTTGGGTTTAATGCACCTTCAGGCGTGCTCTTAGAGGAAGAAGTCTTTAATCTTATGGAGAAGTTTATTGAAGTAAATGCTATTCCAAAGCAGGAAGTGCTGGAAAAAGGTGTTCGTAGGCTCAGTGAATTTGGCATAACAAAGTTCGTTGACATGCATGTAACCAAAGAAAACGTGAGTCTTTTAGCTGGATTCCCCTTCTACACCTCAGATCCCGAGCTGTTAAGTGATGCTTTGGGACTAAAGGTATTTTTAGACGGTTCACTAGGAGCACGTACAGCTGCTTTAACAAAGGAATACAGTGATGATCCACGAAATTATGGCAAGCTAAACCACACTGATGAAGAGCTTTTTTCCTTGGTGGAGCTAGCCCACAAGAAGGACAAACCAGTAGCACTACATGCCATCGGAGATAGAGCCATAGATCAAGCCTTAAGTGTACTAAAGAAATCAAGACACCCATTAGATAGAATAGAACACCTGCAAATAACACGTTTAGATCAGATAGAAGAGCTGGCCAAACTCGAGATAGCAGCATGCATACAACCCATTTTCTCAAAGGAACTCCCTTGGGCTACTGAGCGTGTGGGCAATCGGATTGAAACAAGCTATGCGTGGGGACTTATGAAGGATTATGGCGTAAAACTACTAGTGGGCAGTGACGCTCCTGTGGACGACGTGAGCCCTTTCGAAGCTGCTAAAGTGGTAGACGAACTTCAAGGCCCTCACCACTTGGATAAGGATTTTGTGCTGAAACTCTATTCGTCAGATAACTTCGATTTCTATGGGTGGGAAAGACAAACCTAA
- the greA gene encoding transcription elongation factor GreA — MRRVEEEAILTEEGYKKILEELKYLKEVKRKEVAEKIQEARALGDLSENSEFEAAKEEQALLEERIARLETLVYNARVVKAEDLALDQVSVGTKVLVLDESAGREESFIIVGNSEEVDPFSGKISSKSPLGSRLLGRKRGDRVEIKLRNGSKAVYEILDIVVP; from the coding sequence ATGAGAAGAGTAGAAGAAGAAGCAATTTTGACCGAGGAAGGATACAAGAAGATTTTAGAGGAATTAAAATACCTCAAGGAAGTAAAGAGAAAAGAAGTTGCTGAAAAGATTCAGGAAGCGAGAGCTTTGGGCGATCTCTCAGAGAATTCCGAGTTCGAGGCGGCTAAGGAAGAGCAGGCTTTGTTGGAAGAGCGCATAGCTCGCCTTGAGACGCTCGTTTACAATGCCAGAGTAGTGAAGGCGGAGGATTTGGCGTTGGATCAAGTTTCTGTTGGCACTAAAGTGTTGGTGCTTGATGAAAGTGCTGGTCGAGAAGAATCGTTCATCATTGTGGGTAATTCTGAAGAAGTCGATCCCTTCTCGGGGAAGATTTCCTCAAAGTCCCCTCTGGGTAGCAGACTTCTTGGCCGCAAAAGAGGCGACCGTGTTGAAATTAAGCTTCGTAATGGAAGCAAGGCAGTTTATGAAATCCTGGACATAGTGGTGCCGTAG